Sequence from the Zonotrichia albicollis isolate bZonAlb1 unplaced genomic scaffold, bZonAlb1.hap1 Scaffold_257, whole genome shotgun sequence genome:
ggcaccgaccctgtggcccagctctgccactcaccctcctgcggcagctcaaacggcaccaccgctttggttgcatgtgctggggcagctccagggccttcttcctcctctttcccccaggccaccttgggcgctttcaggggtctctgctccatgataatgactggatttgtgagggcacctgcagaagagaagcctcgggaaggccacaggtcgccaagtcctgtggtctggcctcgagctcagctgcaggaagaacgcctTGGAAAGGCTCCGTGTCAGACAGGAACGAGTttgctgtgcgggggctcctcacggcaccgctctgtcccgttctgccccgttgtgcgttcccagcagcctggcaagcttctatttcccacatGTCACAAaaggcccttggtcaccgggttccgttccatggcacagagactgtgctgcagcgtgccacccagggcccttgcacacactgccttctgccctgggactgcccccagcccagccaaagtggcccagcttggaaggaatccctggccccaggtgtctaagacagcccgacaggatctttgggaagggctcagagcatcagcaaacgctgcccggctctgcaggctcagtcctatgcccatatctttccctgagagcatttgaatttctaaatgagaagcatttgaagggaggggatttacattttccatttcagagaagccttctgtcttcattagcagacacctctctcttcaaaccaagacgattgtttatcatcttgcagatccgcagttgctggggagccccgttttacaccagggacctggagaaccattcccagcaattgggcaaatcctaggtggtccatccacccatagatgaggtctccaaatttgctctgaaattgggtccagctcttAGAGACCAAAATgtgcaagtccaagtgacttgatgatattttttgcccagaaagccctgcagctgatggcacacttcacaatcagcaggggacacagctaggccaaagcccagacctctgctgggagcctttctcctcaaatacccttcagacaaacctccatgcaagtcagttgggaaagtttcttcaaatgatccatttccaGCACATGACtacacaggcttatgtgaaagattctaaagcagctgctgtggagtcaaagagccagcactaagagtccttgtcatctcttggtagctaaatcccactttgggggatttgagggagtttggaacgagctagagagcggacctctgagtgttttagatgatgccattgctttttcttctcttctgcatagacaggaagggtgagtttggctcacatctgcaCTGCATGGCTCAcaaggccgcaagacttgtagttacaggagctttgaaggatttcttggccaagaagacactgccaacaaggatatttatgttttgcagtCAATCCTTCAGTATTTCATCTTATGGATTCAtactacagtgtaagcttccttagccaatcatgttatgacacataaacctacagcactgcatcctaagcttcttgtttaccattgtgactacttttattttttctagatcttcagcactaaaaCTGTAAACTTTCCTCTACTTCAACATTCCTCCCcatgtctctgctataataaactagaaatccacattctcgcttctaggacctaagtttggaagccctttccaaggtctccgatcaaatcctgtgtttaattctaagctttgctgacaagaccaaaggtctgagatttccctgcatttgggtttccaacaacaccgatgctgttagttgcagagtgcccagggtccctcttgcaagtcagctctggcaggaacaaggcggctgccggggggctgcttgtgacctctgacagcccattgcccagggcttgccagtgccccagcccctcaggggctgccccagcctggccaagctgcccggcagcagcgccgcagccccacagcagctccagagcagccccatccagaggcacctgggagccctcagcaaggcagccagcagcacatgggcaggaggacacggctggcgcttcctgcctggcacagggcttgtggccatctccaggcagcgctctggcagggatcctcgcagctccggcccctgcccagctgctctgtcaccagcacaaaggcttcatcagtaccaccacaggccaaggggcttctggccattttccctgcaacactgcacacctgggcagcttgctgagcacaagcacccttctCCCAGTCAGGGCCTCAGGACCCGTCAGCCTGCTGTCTTGCTGAGCACAAGCTCCCTTTTcaccctttcctgcctcttgccctgcaggctcctggcagcaaagaaaagctcctggcagTCTGTATATCATAACACATtcttgaatttatttatttatagtaatctctaatGTATAATAATAGATAGAATTATATTTATGCTATAATGTATTTATTTGGAATAGAGATAAAAAGttgaaaacaagaaaaggaaaatattaaagaaaagcagagttcCCCCTGGCTCAGGTTGTCCCAGCAAAGACAGCCTCCAGGATCAGCTCTCCTCAGAGCTCCTACAGTGCATCCAGCTGAGCCCTGACAGACAAGGCTGAGTCTCCCATGCCTTTGCAGCTGATCTTGCACCCTCTGGAAGATGGAATACCGCCCACACTGTATTGctcggaggacatgcagtgtttcaagtgccagctgtgacacttgtgaaatacaaagaaagCTATGTTTCATGTCAGGTACATACAAAGAAAGCTGTGTTTcatgtcaggtacatacaggcaacgtgtgtatttgtgattgtGATAAGTGTGGAGACCGACAGTGGGACATTTAccaattctaataataactgaggaaagtaaagcatggaagaaggcctttgaacctatcttttgctTGCAGTTAACCTTGGTTGATTGAGGAGGGTTTGAATTAAAGCGTTAAGGATGTTGCTCTTTGCTTGTAGTTAAGCCTTAAAgagttctgcaataataaccttttgaagtataattttagagtATTGCTAGTATCCTTGAAAatatagctttggaatatatatgtaggaaacatgcttatctcacaccttaacaaaatagagaaaagcagcttgagaaatgaagatgaacatcaactcaaagatttatatttttgaccaagggaagctgggcATCACTGtaatgagatttatagtccttgcaattaaaaggtggacacacatctggggagctagACTCCACCAGGTAGGATTTGTCTTTCTTCGTTCGGAAACTGGACCACCTGGGGATCCTCCTTTTGAGAcgcatcctgagaaaaactaaatcacaatagtgtatagaattgtgatgtaaaaattgggaatagaaactgctgatgagtaaaaattggaatagaaactgctgagaaagcctatgagtacccctataaacACCTGTAAGCCTCAGCTGttggtgtgcagttggagggaaaacttcccccattGCACCCAGcactgtattgctcatactttaccatattaattaataaattgattgctgcttgaatattggcctagtcaagcttctgaTATATAacagctgcagggcagagacATCGtaggacagcctgggctgcacagggcacaggcatgtgcagcagctgcaagacagccctgccagagacaccttgggcagcactttggccatggctgctgggcctgggcctgaggcaggagcaggagactgtcggatctcaagatctcagtcctgagatgctgagccaccgagaccctgggggggctcgggactcctggaatgttgccagaagtgtctggtggctggactttggtcctgcacaggagacgacaaggatgagggcttcaccgggtgaatggtgaagggattagttaattagagggtgagaaacagggtttaggatttatgtacaggggggtttagaggagtaagatggaggaattggggtgtgtcctgtccttcttcttcttcctcttctcctccatcttctttggccacggtggcacctttggattggttattactgagagtacaccgagttataagaatagatggtattggggaaaaatgataaatattgtatacgtaacaaagggtataaagatacgtggctgcccgggagggcagacagtgtgcccatggctgactgctgagcagatctctggtggctgaaagaacatcttttagataaacaattaataaacataaaaactgaaagaagaactgaagcctcttctcgtccttcgatacgcgggctgccccaaggccaccccgggccttttcaggcccctcaaacagccgagataaactgGACATTTGGcggtccctggctgggctccaccaccacaacctttcggggggggggcctcattgcctccttgtccctgctcagcagcctggcaggggccgccccatgctcctgcccttgccattgcacatccccacatgccagtgcccatcccagcaagagccctgagcaaggagggagggacaggatctgcctggccaggggctggagctcaggccttggccctttgcattcctcaaacacatccaggtttgctcagcaccagagacaccttggccttgtttgtccccagctttcatcactgcctgcagtgttctgctctacctggaacctggggacagtTTCTCAGTCATGTCCCTCAGTGgaacccattaaaacttcaagaaactttaGAGttgcaatttaattttgagttcttgagaagttttttgaagacactctcaggggctgagtctgatgtaaacaacaccaaatccctAAGAGgttcattaaagtccttgtgctgtgtctgtgctgctgagctttaaaggaacagcttttcccaggaccagctcctctcccagtccagcagggctgagggctctgcctgcaggcactgaggggacaggagcccgGCAGGCTGAAGGCAaccaggattgggaagacattgagctgagacttcacttggggaaagatcttcccagccctgtgtgtggtgagtgtgtgggtgcaggccAATGTCCCCTGtactcctggagggatctcctgaagccagcacaccccacagccagGGGGATGTGccaggaggactctcccagtttctctgtggcacaggaggaggaggatgtgctgcagagtggGGCAGCCCTTCTGAGGAGACTTATCATGAGCTTATTCAGAGCAGGAGCTTCCTGCTTGGatctctgctttcctgaatctgtgctcccacttttccctggctCAGCTTGGTGACAATTGAAACTCAGCTGTGAagggcacagcaggagctgggactcCTAAATCATCACCCTGAGGATTCCTGGGCACCTTAGAAAGTgcctgcacctgcccagcctccagatccatgcatcatcacctttccatggtgcccagtctgggggagctgttctttaatccctgcagggccaagcagctgcagggcagggctggcccaggggctgggctgggctctggcagctctggcagggaaggagcccaggGCCACAGGAGAAGTtcaggctgggacagctccagcagcagagccgtgggcagggagggagggaggcagtgctgagggaagccctgctgcagggcagatgtggcacctgccaggcctgccctgcagggcacacacggccctgagcagcacagctcttgtgtcccctcgcagccagcacagccctcagcccgggggctcggggccctcagtccctcctgggccggcagagcagccccagagatgaagggcatctctgcggccatgtgcccattccctgctgaccagggcctgagggccactgtcctgccctgctgctgcctggcaggggctgggcagggctggccagggaaaGGCGTTTCCTCAggctccctctctctctttgccttgcccagatgctgctggcattgctgagggACTCTCTGCAATGGacgttccagctgcagggccaggcccagcccttgggctcctcctgtgcaggctgagcacagcaatggggtgtcccagctccctgtgcccgggcagctctgggcagggcagcctgggaggctggcaatgagcccactctcctgactctgggaaaggcaggagccactttgtgtgccagggatccctctgctctcagcagtgtctCCTGGCTGTCCAGGGTAACACAGGAGTGGATTTCAGAAAGGTCCAAGTCCAGGGCAGACGGaacaggacagagggacagaacaGGTCCCCCTCAGTCTGCACTAAGCCTCAGACAACCTTCCTGCCTCACTGGACTCTCTGTTCACCTCAGGTGCAGCAGAATCTCTCATTCTTCCTCCTGGAATCCCCATCCCTTCATGCAGGCAACTCCTCTGCTTTAGGAGAAGATTCTTTATCCAAGTCCAAACACCAGGACTGGCCCCTGCCTTCACTGTTCCCTTGCACTGCCTGGGGGTCAGGCTTGACTTCCACATGTCCTGCAGGTCAAGGTCCATCTCCTCACACAACATAGGCCAGCAGCAATCAGGGGTCCAGCAAAAAAGGTGAAGGAAGATCTCCTAAACATAGAAAAGGGAGAGGTGTTTAGTGGCAGGAAAGGGTCTATAAGAAAGAGCTTTGacttttctgtgagaaaaatcCCCCCAATTGTCGCTGTCTTTTCTCCTTCTGTAGGTCAAAACGTGCTgacacagcaaatgtccaacagcagctccatcaggcacttcctcctgctgccattggcagacacgcggcagctgcagctcctgcacttctgcctcttgctgggcatctccctggctgccctcctggccaacggcctcatcatcagtgccgtagcctgcggccaccacctgcacacgcccatgttcttcttcctgcttaacctggccctcactgacctgggctccatctgcaccactgtccccaaagccatgcacaattccctctgggacaccaggaacatctcctacacaggatgtgctgctcagctctttttctttgtattcttcatctcagcagagtatttcctcctgaccgtcatgtgctacgaccgctacgtgtccatctgcaaacccctgcactacgggaccctcttGGGCAGCAGaacttgtgcccacatggcagcagctgcctgggccagtgcctttctcaatgctctgctacTCACaaccaatacattttccctgcccctgtgccatggcaatgccctggggcagttcttctgtgaaatcccccagatcctcaagctctcctgctccaaatcacACCTCAGGAAACTGGGGCTCATTGCAGTAAGTGCATGTTTggtatttgggttttttgtgttcattgttttctcctatgtgcagatcttcagggctgtgctgaggatcccctctgagcagggacggcacaaagcgttttccacctgcctccctcacctggtcGTGGTCTCGCTGTTTGTCAGCACCGGTACATTTTCCTACCTGAAAcctccctccatgtcctccccatctgTGGATCttgccctgtcagttctgtactcagtggtgcctccagccctgaaccccctcatctacagcctgaggaaccaggagctcaaggctgcagtgcgGACATTTATGACGGGAAaatttcaggaacattaaactgctgtctaatttctgcaaatcacttgtaataaaataatctttgatacttgttggtttcattttggaggttgttttcctttttttttggtatttttatattgtccaaaaaagaaaatgtgattgtgccatttctcactttgtttctctccaccttccctgtggccccagactgtgtcaatgatgGGCTGCACTCTCagtggctttaaaggaactaaaggatgtCCCAACAGAGTTTTCTACAGAGATGTCCTtgtgttgccttctctggagctgcagcagcaatgtctgtgtgcagagctgggggcagatcagtgctggcccagcagctgtgcccagcagcagcaacacttgctgttgccagtgctgctgccgtggccctgccccgctgccctgctggccctggtgttgctgtagggcctgagtgctctcggggccgggcacagccctgggggtggcagtgccggggctgcagcagggacaggccatgggcactgctggggcagcgctgacgcctcaggccaggccctgggggctccagcctCCTTGCCcgggctctctcaagaacacggccaggccaatgctcagcacagaaaagccccgtgagcagccccaggctggccgtgggcaggctgggggcaaacagcatggctggggctctgcaagggccctggggcagacaggaaggtgcagcagagcaggggctgatccatcccaagtgcgctggacagcccaggcagtgccccagagcgtcctcatggagctaccaacaacatcccccctctgcagccctggcctctcccccagctcacacaagtgccccatccttgcaggcacagacacagcagcactggctcaggagcccctgtttgcattgcacacagcagggggagcacccccatgctgttggtgtggggacatgaacctgagggagcacaaatgccatcagcccctggggccagcaagggctgggggacagcagggaaagcactcagctttgtcctggcctctgcagtcagccagaaagtttgttcccatcagctgggagtttcctgtcccactgcagacattgttgctcagagccagggctgcctggcagccagccccaaactgccctcagcatttccttggcttcacctttgctttctttactcttttCCCAGTATAAATTTCTTGCTCTTGTCCACCcctgttcccttccctgccgacagcccatccctgtttgccctttcctctctggccccactccccattgcagttcctgacttggccccatgggaacgtcccttgggcagcaggatcatcctacaagtgctgcaggaattgtctgcaggctcctgcagtgcctactgctgctcccttgccagaggcaccccaggccagggggcacatctgggctgctgtgtctgcttctggggctccctgttgtGGGcaatgaggaggagctgcagaggctctgcaggactgaaaggatgggctttggggctggcaggagaagctgggggacctgggctgctggagcttctgaagaggaggcccagggctcatcctgcaactgctccaagggttctttcagagaatcccagcatcagcaagggtggaaaaggccttggagatcatcaagtccaacctgtgccctgacaccatCTTGTCTCCCCTgatcctcctcttctccaggataaacaatcccagctccctcagccactcctcacaggacttgtgctccagacccctccccagccttgttgcctttctctgcacacactccagcccctccatgaccttccaaaactgaggggcccagaactgcacacagCAATTCAGGTGCTGCCCAACCGCTGccaagcacaggggaagaatccctgccctgctcctgctggccccaccattcctgatccataggagtgccaggggtcggatgagggaaatggtgagGAGGGGGTGGGGACAAAGTGttattgattgtcagccatgaagagTCTTGATTTTCTTATCTATTCAGGCTAAATTAGAATGTGCTGGGTGTCAATATCAATTTGACATTGCTGATAGCAATCTATaaacaggaaaattaatttaagagACTAAGATAATTCtcgctgctttttttttttcaatttagcagattcactttgaatacacttctgaaatttttctaattaaccacagaagaatTGAAAACTAAAATTATTCCCATTGGCTTTCCTTATTCTGGTGTTTTGAGCAAATTTTTGTGAGCTTGTCTCACTGAATTCCTGAAGTGAAGAGcccaagaaagaagaggcctctggaggATGAAAATTCATCatcagcctccaaggtgctgaggatccatccccatgagagcagcaatgaacagaactgggcacagctttgtggctgacccagctttggcatgggccctgcGCCTggaacaggagcagctcttgagggccccaaggccggggctcttgtgctgccctgggcagatgggatggcagcaggggctacagagctctcagcacctcagccagaggggagcagggcagccagggagcctcctttggccttggccaagctccttcccccatggctggggctgagtcctgtggcagctgcagctgctgctgtgcccttgccagggactgaggctgtggggcagtggccagagcagcctggcctgagcagagctttggggccagagccagctgggctgggctggagagaggcccttggtgctgcccagagctcagggatactggcagagcttgcagggagctgggctgggctccgagagcctggcccagaaaccatcagtgtccatctcagcctggctgagcgtgcagagACCAAGAAGAGCAGCCCAGGGtctgcaagttctctgtgtGGGAGCTGAGCTTGTGAGCCCTTGAGCCCTGccaagtgctggggctgcacctccagctccagaggagatGTGACAGATGGGAACAGAGACAAATAATTCCATCTGTATTCTATATTGTATTTGCTTATACAGGTGATCTGGAGCTGCATGTAGATGAGGTGTTTTGCATCAGATAACACTGGGAGAGTGATAGGAATAATATATCTTAgttgaaaataatatttcatgcaTAAtacttaataataaaaaaaagacaCATGATCAGAAGAGCATCTGAATTTTTTAGAGCGTGAGACTCATTTATGTCTCAGCATACTTTCCTCAGGACTTTTGTGAGATGAGACGtgaccaccagaggccaaggtcagccagagctctctgtactggcagcttttgtctgggagaacCCTTGCATACAGGGAATTTTTCAGAGGGATCATCagttctggccatgggcacctggatagACAGacggttcttttccataggaaggaaagcacagagccccagtttTACAGGGGCTGATGAGAGGCACCCTCAACATTCCAAAATTATCCACACCTGTCAGGTGGCCTCTGGGAATcaaagccagccagacctgttccatgttcccttcGTTTCATGGTGCTCTGCTATGTCACAATGTTCTTCTTGGTTCTGAAGtctcacaatggccccttgcttccctccctgaggccctgcagggtcacaatggcactttggttctgtggggctccacagtgtcacaatggtctccatgattccaggggaccttgcaatgccacaatgctctccatAGATCCAcagtgccctgcaggatcacaatggccctttggttccacaaggccctgaaatgcagcaatggcctcttggttccacaaagccctgctgcttcacactggccccttgggggGGCCATGTGAcccaacagagccacagtgatgtccttggttccacgagaCCCCACAGTGTCGCAATGgtcccttcatttcacaaggccccacaatgtcacattGGTCTGCACAGAAAGGGAACCTCAGAACCCTTGTGTTTGAGGGGCCAATGAACTGCAGTCACCAGAAGCCAAGGGCAggcagacctgtctgtcctggcaggtttttCTGGGAGCAACctttggatatttgaaattttgAATGTTGAATACCAATTTCAGTCCTTTTTGCCTGGAGGCTAATGCCAGatttttccataggaaggaaatcatggagcccctgtcttttgaaggcaggtgagagctcTCCCTAAGGAGGCCAAGGCCAGTCAGACCAGTCTGAAATGGCAGCTTTTGTGTAGGAGCAATCATTGGATATAGGACTTTTGAAGGTGGAAttccaattttggccatgggcacctggagaaggatagtacttttccatgggaaggaaagggcagcgGCCCAGTTCTTCAGGGCAGATTAGAggcaaccaccagaggccaaggccagccagggCAGACTGTcctggcagattttgtctgggagatACCCTTGCATATAGGGCGTTTTGGAGGAAAAGTACCCGTTTTGCCCAtgggtgcctgtgcaggagggagggttcttttccatagaaaggaaagcacagagcctcagTGTTTGAAGGCAGGTGGGAGCCAGCTCTCAGAAAGTTAAGGTCAGCTAGACTGGTTGGTAATGGCAGCATTTGTCTGGCAGCAATCCCAGGATATTGCGAATTTGGGAGGGGGAATcccattttggccatggatgttTGAATGAGAAGGGCAGTTCTTTCTTATctgaaggaaagcccagagcccagtgtTTCAGGCGTACATGAGAAGAGACCCTCGACAAGCCAAGGGCAGTTGGACCAGTCAGGCCAAACCAACCAGACATGTTACCTGTTTCTTTGGATCCATGGAGCCCTgatgtgtcacactggcctcttttttccatggggccctgcagtgtcacaatggtccctggcttccatgaggccttgcagtgtcacaggggtctCCTGGGTGCCGCAGtatcacaatggccccttggttccatggggacttacAGTGTCAgaagggtctccttggttccatgaggtcctgCAGAGCCACTTGATTCAACGAGGCCTCAAAGTGTCAGAATGGCCTCCAGgattccacaaggccctgcaatgtcacaatggacctttggttccatggggtcccaCACTTTTCCATGAATCCTTAATTTTATGCGGCCTTGTAGTGTCACAATagactccttggttccatggtgacACACAGTGTGACAACTGCCCCTTGGCCTGCCAACactccatagtgtcacaatgattccttgcttccatgaggccttctAGTGTCACAATCgccccttggctccatgtggcCATGCTGTGTCCCAATggctcatggttc
This genomic interval carries:
- the LOC102067938 gene encoding olfactory receptor 14J1-like; this translates as MSNSSSIRHFLLLPLADTRQLQLLHFCLLLGISLAALLANGLIISAVACGHHLHTPMFFFLLNLALTDLGSICTTVPKAMHNSLWDTRNISYTGCAAQLFFFVFFISAEYFLLTVMCYDRYVSICKPLHYGTLLGSRTCAHMAAAAWASAFLNALLLTTNTFSLPLCHGNALGQFFCEIPQILKLSCSKSHLRKLGLIAVSACLVFGFFVFIVFSYVQIFRAVLRIPSEQGRHKAFSTCLPHLVVVSLFVSTGTFSYLKPPSMSSPSVDLALSVLYSVVPPALNPLIYSLRNQELKAAVRTFMTGKFQEH